The following are encoded in a window of Streptomyces sp. SAT1 genomic DNA:
- a CDS encoding ABC transporter ATP-binding protein gives MTELSKTGAAVGEPTAASAAPTAFLEVRDLKVHFPTDDGLVKSVDGLSFQLEKGKTLGIVGESGSGKSVTSLGIMGLHTAGQYGKRKARISGEIWLDGTELLSADPDHVRKLRGREMAMIFQDPLSALHPYFTIGQQIVEAYRIHHDVDKKTARRRAVEMLDRVGIPQPDKRVDSYPHEFSGGMRQRAMIAMSLVNNPELLIADEPTTALDVTVQAQILDLIRDLQKEFGSAVIVITHDLGVVAELADDILVMYGGRCVERGPAEEVFYEPRHPYTWGLLGSMPRLDREQQERLIPVKGSPPSLINVPSGCAFNPRCPYADVPKDNVTRTVRPELTEVGGKHWAACHMSQEQRQRIWTEEIAPKL, from the coding sequence ATGACCGAACTCAGCAAGACCGGCGCGGCGGTGGGCGAGCCCACCGCGGCCTCGGCCGCACCGACCGCCTTCCTGGAGGTGCGCGACCTCAAGGTGCACTTCCCCACCGACGACGGCCTGGTCAAGTCCGTCGACGGGCTCAGCTTCCAGCTGGAGAAGGGCAAGACCCTCGGCATCGTGGGCGAGTCCGGCTCCGGCAAGTCGGTGACCTCGCTGGGCATCATGGGCCTGCACACCGCCGGCCAGTACGGCAAGCGCAAGGCGCGGATCTCGGGCGAGATCTGGCTGGACGGCACGGAACTGCTCTCCGCCGACCCCGACCACGTGCGCAAGCTGCGCGGCCGCGAGATGGCGATGATCTTCCAGGACCCGCTGTCCGCGCTGCACCCGTACTTCACGATCGGCCAGCAGATCGTGGAGGCGTACCGCATCCACCACGACGTCGACAAGAAGACCGCCCGCAGGCGCGCGGTCGAGATGCTCGACCGGGTGGGCATCCCGCAGCCGGACAAGCGGGTGGACAGCTACCCGCACGAGTTCTCCGGCGGGATGCGCCAGCGCGCGATGATCGCGATGTCGCTGGTGAACAACCCCGAGCTGCTCATCGCGGACGAGCCGACCACCGCCCTGGACGTCACCGTGCAGGCGCAGATCCTCGACCTCATCCGGGACCTGCAGAAGGAGTTCGGCTCCGCGGTCATCGTCATCACCCACGACCTGGGCGTCGTCGCCGAACTCGCCGACGACATCCTGGTGATGTACGGCGGCCGGTGCGTGGAGCGCGGCCCGGCCGAGGAGGTCTTCTACGAGCCCCGCCACCCCTACACCTGGGGACTGCTCGGCTCGATGCCGCGTCTGGACCGCGAGCAGCAGGAACGGCTCATCCCCGTCAAGGGGTCCCCGCCCTCCCTGATCAACGTCCCCTCCGGCTGTGCCTTCAACCCGCGCTGCCCGTACGCCGACGTCCCCAAGGACAATGTGACCCGCACGGTGCGCCCCGAGCTGACCGAGGTCGGCGGCAAGCACTGGGCCGCCTGCCACATGTCGCAGGAGCAGCGGCAGCGGATCTGGACCGAAGAGATTGCGCCGAAGCTGTGA
- a CDS encoding M1 family metallopeptidase: MALSRSARLGAVATAAASFLAVAASSAPTHGAPGIGDPYFPRLGNGGFDARHYDLDIAYNPDTDRLDGRTTLTARATENLSSFDLDLQKLEVTRVEVNGRAARFSRDGDELRVTPRGVLRQNRTFTVSVTYGGIPEPLSGPIVFGSQYGWMKTADGVFVACEPNAASTWFPSSDHPSDKATYDIRIKAPKGLTGVSNGRLVSTYDRGGSTYTHWRESRPMASYLATATIGKFDVRTGRTPGGIPMYVAIDPKLKDSNKVDVYAVTAAATDYWSRVFGPYPFEETGAIVDDMPQAGFSLEVQSKPAYSAVRNETTIVHELAHQWFGDSVSVKHWKDIWLNEGFASYAQWLWSEHKGTRSAHDSFRAEYDAIPADDSFWQLRIADPQRDTMFDGAVYDRGAMTLQALRERIGDKAFFRLLPAWTSQHRYGNAETADFVRLAEKVSGQRLGDFFRAWLSTPGKPAL; encoded by the coding sequence ATGGCACTCTCCCGTTCGGCACGTCTGGGGGCCGTCGCGACCGCGGCGGCCTCCTTCCTCGCCGTCGCCGCATCCTCCGCCCCCACCCACGGCGCCCCCGGCATCGGCGACCCCTACTTCCCCCGGCTGGGCAACGGCGGCTTCGACGCCCGCCACTACGACCTCGACATCGCGTACAACCCGGACACCGACCGCCTCGACGGCCGCACCACGCTCACCGCGCGCGCCACCGAGAACCTGTCCTCCTTCGACCTGGACCTGCAGAAACTGGAGGTCACCCGGGTCGAGGTGAACGGCAGAGCCGCCCGGTTCAGCCGGGACGGCGACGAACTGCGCGTCACCCCGCGCGGTGTGCTGCGCCAGAACCGCACCTTCACGGTGTCCGTCACCTACGGCGGCATACCCGAGCCGCTCAGCGGCCCCATCGTGTTCGGCTCCCAGTACGGCTGGATGAAGACCGCCGACGGCGTCTTCGTGGCGTGCGAGCCCAACGCCGCCTCCACCTGGTTCCCTTCCAGCGACCACCCCTCGGACAAGGCCACCTACGACATCCGGATCAAGGCGCCCAAGGGCCTGACCGGGGTGTCCAACGGCCGCCTCGTCTCCACGTACGACAGGGGCGGCTCGACGTACACGCACTGGCGCGAGAGCCGGCCGATGGCGAGCTATCTGGCGACCGCCACCATCGGGAAGTTCGACGTGCGCACCGGCCGGACGCCCGGCGGCATCCCGATGTACGTGGCCATCGACCCGAAGCTGAAGGACAGCAACAAGGTCGACGTGTACGCGGTGACCGCCGCCGCCACCGACTACTGGTCGCGGGTCTTCGGGCCGTACCCCTTCGAGGAGACCGGCGCGATCGTCGACGACATGCCGCAGGCCGGGTTCTCGCTGGAGGTGCAGAGCAAGCCCGCCTACTCGGCCGTGCGCAACGAGACGACGATCGTGCACGAGCTGGCCCACCAGTGGTTCGGTGACTCGGTGTCGGTGAAGCACTGGAAGGACATCTGGCTCAACGAGGGCTTCGCCAGCTACGCGCAGTGGCTGTGGAGCGAGCACAAGGGCACCCGCTCGGCACACGACTCCTTCCGCGCCGAGTACGACGCCATCCCGGCCGACGACTCCTTCTGGCAGCTGAGGATCGCCGACCCGCAGCGCGACACCATGTTCGACGGCGCGGTCTACGACCGGGGCGCCATGACCCTCCAGGCGCTGCGCGAACGCATCGGCGACAAGGCGTTCTTCCGGCTGCTGCCCGCCTGGACGTCCCAGCACCGCTACGGCAACGCCGAGACCGCCGACTTCGTGCGGCTCGCGGAGAAGGTCTCGGGGCAGCGGCTCGGCGACTTCTTCCGCGCCTGGCTCTCCACCCCGGGCAAGCCCGCCCTGTAG
- a CDS encoding alpha/beta hydrolase — MSLTGTPFLYTTITLAVIALVLPFVLWTRTRGPKVLRATLRGLMLLFAQATAITLVFVLVNNSNNLYDNWGDLLGTGNHVQQAADLGADGTGGVAYRKLPKVRQTFSPADGPSMDAAGGVRVTQLKGRVSGVDAEVYVWLPPQYDDPAYRDKKFPVVELLSGYPGSAKAWFGSLHVHEQLEPLMRSGQVAPFILVSPRTNVIAKADTGCANIPGTVNADTWLSIDVPKMITDNFRAQGAPDGWSAAGYSAGAHCAAKLAVAHPDRYRAAISLSGYNDPIGEKHSLAATTPALRRANNPYLLLKEARTPPRVSLYVSGESGDGYEAGTALAQVAKAPTKVRVVFLPRSAGGHSMALWRPQVPTAFRWLTAELRHEAPGGHGSAGAPATPHGRSNAGSTPAELASGTSSRAGGARKP, encoded by the coding sequence ATGAGCCTCACCGGGACTCCGTTCCTGTACACCACCATCACCCTCGCCGTGATCGCCCTGGTCCTGCCGTTCGTCCTGTGGACCCGCACCCGGGGCCCCAAGGTGCTGCGCGCCACCCTGCGGGGGCTGATGCTGCTGTTCGCCCAGGCGACCGCCATCACGCTGGTCTTCGTCCTGGTGAACAACAGCAACAACCTCTACGACAACTGGGGCGACCTGCTCGGCACCGGCAACCATGTGCAGCAGGCCGCCGACCTGGGCGCGGACGGCACCGGCGGGGTCGCCTACCGCAAGCTGCCCAAGGTCCGCCAGACGTTCTCCCCGGCCGACGGGCCGTCCATGGACGCGGCCGGCGGGGTCCGGGTCACCCAGCTCAAGGGCCGGGTCTCCGGGGTGGACGCCGAGGTCTACGTCTGGCTGCCGCCGCAGTACGACGACCCGGCGTACCGGGACAAGAAGTTCCCGGTGGTGGAACTGCTGTCCGGCTACCCCGGCTCGGCCAAGGCGTGGTTCGGCTCACTGCACGTGCACGAGCAGCTCGAACCGCTGATGCGCTCCGGCCAGGTCGCCCCGTTCATCCTGGTCTCCCCGCGCACCAACGTGATAGCCAAGGCGGACACCGGCTGCGCCAACATCCCGGGCACCGTGAACGCCGACACCTGGCTGAGCATCGACGTACCGAAGATGATCACGGACAACTTCCGGGCCCAGGGCGCGCCCGACGGCTGGTCCGCCGCGGGCTACTCGGCCGGCGCGCACTGCGCGGCCAAGCTCGCCGTCGCCCACCCCGACCGCTACCGGGCCGCGATCAGCCTGTCCGGCTACAACGACCCGATCGGCGAGAAGCACTCGCTGGCCGCCACGACCCCCGCCCTGCGCCGGGCCAACAACCCCTACCTGCTGCTGAAGGAGGCCCGCACCCCGCCGCGCGTCTCGCTGTACGTCTCCGGCGAGTCCGGCGACGGCTACGAGGCCGGCACCGCCCTGGCCCAGGTGGCGAAGGCCCCCACCAAGGTGCGCGTGGTCTTCCTGCCGCGCAGCGCGGGCGGGCACAGCATGGCGCTGTGGCGGCCCCAGGTGCCCACCGCGTTCCGCTGGCTGACCGCTGAGCTGCGCCACGAGGCGCCCGGCGGCCACGGGTCCGCCGGCGCCCCGGCTACTCCTCACGGACGGTCGAACGCCGGTTCCACGCCCGCGGAGCTCGCCAGTGGTACTTCATCGCGAGCAGGCGGAGCGCGAAAGCCGTGA
- a CDS encoding ABC transporter ATP-binding protein: protein MSENAENAKNAKGTAVATEKTAPGEVLLRVSGLQKHFPIRKGLLQREVGAVRAVDGIDFEVRSGETLGVVGESGCGKSTMGRLITRLLEPTAGRVEFEGKDITHLGVGGMRPLRRDVQMIFQDPYSSLNPRHTIGSIVGAPFRLQGVEPEGGVKKEVQRLLSVVGLSPEHYNRYPHEFSGGQRQRIGIARALALKPKLVVADEPVSALDVSIQAQVVNLLDDLQQELGLTYVIIAHDLSVVRHVSDRIAVMYLGKVVELADRDSLYRAPMHPYTKALMSAVPIPDPRRKNAKSERILLQGDVPSPISPPSGCRFHTRCWKATEICRTTEPALVELKPGQRVACHHPENFEDQAPQDTVLLSAAKEAAELVSEEALAKSAETSAAVAAEVAEPTGSAEPTAPAKPTAPAKSAETAEAAESAQSDEPAEPAETAEAAASGGSDEPAASADTGAEGRKPAGDGGTKPEA, encoded by the coding sequence GTGAGCGAGAACGCCGAGAACGCCAAGAACGCCAAGGGCACCGCGGTGGCCACCGAGAAGACCGCCCCCGGTGAGGTCCTGCTGCGGGTGAGCGGGCTGCAGAAGCACTTCCCCATCAGGAAGGGCCTGCTCCAGCGCGAGGTCGGGGCGGTGCGCGCCGTGGACGGCATCGACTTCGAGGTGCGCTCCGGCGAGACCCTCGGCGTCGTGGGCGAGTCCGGCTGCGGCAAGTCGACGATGGGCCGGCTGATCACGCGGCTGCTCGAACCCACCGCAGGCCGCGTCGAGTTCGAGGGCAAGGACATCACCCACCTCGGGGTCGGCGGGATGCGCCCGCTGCGCCGCGATGTGCAGATGATCTTCCAGGACCCGTACTCGTCGCTGAACCCCCGGCACACCATCGGCAGCATCGTCGGCGCCCCCTTCCGGCTCCAGGGCGTCGAGCCCGAGGGCGGCGTCAAGAAGGAGGTGCAGCGGCTGCTGTCGGTGGTCGGGCTCAGCCCCGAGCACTACAACCGCTACCCGCACGAGTTCTCCGGCGGCCAGCGCCAGCGCATCGGCATCGCCCGCGCGCTCGCGCTCAAGCCGAAGCTGGTGGTGGCCGACGAGCCGGTCTCCGCGCTGGACGTGTCGATCCAGGCGCAGGTCGTCAACCTGCTGGACGACCTCCAGCAGGAGCTGGGCCTGACGTACGTGATCATCGCGCACGACCTGTCGGTGGTCCGCCACGTGTCGGACCGGATCGCGGTGATGTACCTGGGCAAGGTCGTCGAGCTGGCCGACCGGGACTCGCTGTACCGGGCGCCGATGCACCCGTACACCAAGGCGCTGATGTCGGCGGTGCCGATCCCGGACCCGCGCCGCAAGAACGCCAAGAGCGAGCGCATCCTGCTCCAGGGCGACGTGCCCTCGCCGATCTCCCCGCCGAGCGGCTGCCGGTTCCACACCCGCTGCTGGAAGGCGACGGAGATCTGCCGGACCACCGAGCCCGCGCTGGTGGAGCTGAAGCCCGGTCAGCGGGTGGCCTGCCACCACCCGGAGAACTTCGAGGACCAGGCACCGCAGGACACCGTGCTGCTGTCGGCCGCCAAGGAGGCGGCCGAGCTGGTGTCCGAGGAGGCGCTGGCCAAGTCCGCCGAGACCTCGGCGGCGGTGGCGGCGGAGGTCGCGGAGCCCACCGGGTCCGCGGAGCCCACCGCGCCCGCGAAGCCCACCGCACCCGCGAAGTCCGCCGAGACGGCGGAAGCCGCCGAGTCCGCTCAGTCCGACGAGCCCGCCGAGCCCGCCGAGACGGCGGAAGCCGCCGCCTCCGGTGGGTCCGACGAGCCCGCTGCCTCGGCGGACACCGGTGCCGAGGGCCGCAAGCCGGCCGGCGACGGAGGCACGAAGCCCGAGGCGTGA
- a CDS encoding trimeric intracellular cation channel family protein, with translation MLQQLFSPSVQHTVDVIGIFVFAISGALLAVRKNFDVFGIAVLAEVTALGGGLFRDIVIGAVPPAAFTDLGYFLTPLLATLVVFFLHPHVERIQRAVYVFDAAGLGLFCVSGTVKAYDYGLGLTSSATLGLATAVGGGVLRDVLANEVPSLLRWDRDLYAVPAIVGSTMVVLCIHYDALNPFTSGLAVVTAFALRLLAMKYHWRAPRAWNRRSTVREE, from the coding sequence GTGCTTCAGCAACTGTTCAGCCCCTCCGTCCAGCACACGGTGGACGTCATCGGCATCTTCGTGTTCGCCATCTCCGGCGCGCTGCTGGCCGTCCGCAAGAACTTCGACGTCTTCGGCATCGCCGTGCTCGCCGAGGTCACCGCGCTGGGCGGAGGGCTGTTCCGCGACATCGTCATCGGGGCCGTGCCCCCGGCCGCCTTCACCGACCTCGGCTACTTCCTGACGCCGCTGCTCGCCACGCTCGTGGTCTTCTTCCTGCATCCGCACGTGGAGCGCATCCAGCGGGCGGTGTACGTCTTCGACGCGGCCGGCCTCGGCCTGTTCTGCGTCTCGGGCACGGTCAAGGCGTACGACTACGGGCTCGGCCTCACCTCGTCGGCCACCCTGGGCCTGGCCACCGCCGTGGGCGGCGGTGTGCTGCGTGACGTGCTCGCCAACGAGGTGCCCTCACTGCTGCGCTGGGACCGCGACCTGTACGCGGTCCCGGCGATCGTCGGCTCCACCATGGTGGTGCTGTGCATCCACTACGACGCGCTGAACCCGTTCACCAGCGGGCTCGCGGTGGTCACGGCTTTCGCGCTCCGCCTGCTCGCGATGAAGTACCACTGGCGAGCTCCGCGGGCGTGGAACCGGCGTTCGACCGTCCGTGAGGAGTAG